In Haloterrigena turkmenica DSM 5511, a single genomic region encodes these proteins:
- a CDS encoding outer membrane protein assembly factor BamB family protein — MEDWYRRSVLATGAALSVGGLTSIGAGSEDGDATDLPDPDIPPNPRMADEDWPSRSGDAGHARFVEDGYEFDGDLEVAWSVDQTDSVAVANDTVYTTTEDGVVALDAADGSLVWESTDADAYSPAVVGEMVYLSGDEIVALDREDGSVRWESDLGPEEWTSSHTVAYDSVFAVVDGTLYALEADDGSVRWQKDSVSIEMDDGEERAYDFVTGTAAANGVVYVGTEGGPLAFDPATGDEVWRGTPWSNIVATRTGIQATTTAVLVNTTWNPEYLHYDAQTGERLYPVVAHNAPALSDESTIAGDDHGYGSQSIRDGEGDWKLDVTYTYGYRPVISGETVYVYFVTDGHNYGDRDYDRKLVALDKRDGSEKWALSRDDAPVGHVRAISGETIYVDHDGELVALRERAGDEDATDEGDENGADEREGEGSGDSDGGDAGESGDANGDEDAPEDTGEDADGDAGTEDDADDSSGDSDDDDNSPGEAGGDGTADDGNGDGDDPTENATTDAEDDGTGDGVPGFTTGTGLVGGGLGLEWLRRRVDADEPAE, encoded by the coding sequence ATGGAAGACTGGTATCGCCGTTCGGTACTGGCGACAGGTGCAGCGCTTTCGGTCGGTGGGCTCACGTCGATTGGTGCGGGATCCGAGGATGGCGACGCCACGGATCTGCCGGATCCGGACATCCCTCCGAACCCGAGGATGGCCGACGAGGACTGGCCATCGAGATCCGGCGACGCCGGTCACGCGCGATTCGTTGAGGACGGCTACGAGTTCGACGGCGACCTCGAGGTCGCCTGGTCCGTCGACCAGACGGACTCCGTTGCAGTCGCCAACGACACCGTGTACACGACGACCGAGGACGGTGTCGTCGCCCTCGACGCGGCCGACGGCTCGCTCGTCTGGGAGAGCACCGACGCCGACGCGTACAGCCCCGCGGTCGTCGGCGAAATGGTGTATCTCAGCGGCGACGAGATCGTGGCGCTCGACCGAGAAGACGGCAGCGTCCGCTGGGAGAGCGACCTCGGTCCCGAGGAGTGGACGAGTAGTCACACAGTGGCGTACGACAGCGTTTTCGCCGTCGTCGATGGGACGCTGTACGCCCTCGAGGCCGACGACGGGTCTGTCCGGTGGCAGAAGGACTCGGTTTCCATCGAGATGGACGATGGCGAGGAGCGAGCGTACGATTTCGTCACCGGAACCGCCGCGGCGAACGGCGTCGTCTACGTCGGAACGGAGGGCGGTCCCCTCGCTTTCGATCCTGCAACTGGAGACGAGGTCTGGCGGGGCACACCGTGGTCTAATATCGTGGCCACGAGGACCGGTATCCAGGCGACGACGACGGCGGTTCTCGTCAATACGACCTGGAATCCCGAGTACCTCCACTACGATGCGCAGACCGGCGAGCGGCTGTACCCGGTCGTGGCGCACAATGCACCGGCACTCAGCGACGAATCCACGATCGCCGGAGACGATCACGGCTACGGCAGTCAATCCATCCGCGATGGCGAAGGCGACTGGAAACTCGACGTTACGTACACCTACGGTTACAGGCCGGTTATCAGCGGCGAGACCGTCTACGTCTATTTCGTCACGGACGGCCACAATTACGGAGACCGGGATTACGATCGGAAACTCGTCGCGCTCGACAAACGCGACGGGAGCGAGAAGTGGGCTCTCTCGAGAGACGACGCACCGGTCGGGCACGTTCGCGCGATCAGCGGCGAGACGATTTACGTCGATCACGACGGCGAACTCGTCGCGCTCCGCGAGCGAGCAGGCGACGAAGACGCGACTGACGAGGGCGATGAGAACGGAGCCGACGAGCGGGAGGGCGAGGGTTCCGGCGACTCCGACGGGGGAGACGCGGGCGAGAGCGGCGACGCGAACGGTGACGAGGACGCCCCCGAAGACACCGGCGAAGACGCGGACGGCGATGCGGGCACGGAAGACGACGCGGACGACTCGAGCGGCGATTCCGACGATGACGATAATAGCCCCGGGGAGGCCGGCGGCGACGGGACGGCTGACGACGGAAACGGGGACGGCGACGATCCGACGGAGAACGCGACGACGGACGCCGAGGATGACGGCACCGGCGACGGCGTTCCGGGCTTCACCACCGGCACGGGGCTCGTCGGCGGTGGCCTCGGCCTCGAGTGGCTGCGCCGACGGGTCGACGCGGACGAACCGGCAGAGTGA
- a CDS encoding DUF1405 domain-containing protein, which translates to MFASSTLPDREPLPTYLTPVPKTLEDLGLRFAWLVVAINLAGTAFGFWYYGPQLGETPAVMWPWVPDSPMATLLIALAIACWKLGYEQPWLTSLAFFGNVILGLWTPYTLLAFADAYSYLNPLMYQFLFWSHLAMVVQAFVLHRISDFPVWGVAVAVAWYGSNLIVDYFVPIVGGPHHTAVPVPGDEPMFLGADALGVVAAGEVTFALLAVFLALAIRVKKCEAARGGVPADRVGR; encoded by the coding sequence ATGTTCGCGTCGTCCACGCTGCCCGACCGGGAGCCGCTGCCGACTTATCTCACGCCAGTTCCGAAAACCCTCGAGGACCTCGGCCTGCGGTTCGCGTGGCTCGTCGTGGCGATTAACCTCGCGGGGACGGCCTTCGGCTTCTGGTACTACGGCCCCCAGCTCGGCGAGACGCCGGCGGTGATGTGGCCGTGGGTGCCCGACAGCCCGATGGCGACGCTGCTGATCGCGCTGGCGATCGCCTGCTGGAAGCTGGGGTACGAACAGCCGTGGCTGACGTCGCTGGCGTTCTTCGGCAACGTCATTCTGGGTCTGTGGACGCCGTACACGCTACTCGCGTTCGCCGACGCGTACAGCTATCTCAACCCGCTGATGTACCAGTTCCTCTTCTGGAGTCACCTCGCGATGGTCGTCCAGGCGTTCGTCCTCCACCGAATCTCCGACTTCCCCGTGTGGGGCGTCGCTGTGGCGGTAGCGTGGTACGGCAGCAATCTGATCGTCGATTACTTCGTGCCGATCGTCGGCGGGCCACACCACACGGCCGTCCCCGTCCCGGGGGACGAGCCGATGTTCCTCGGCGCGGACGCGCTCGGCGTCGTCGCCGCTGGTGAGGTGACGTTCGCGCTGCTCGCCGTCTTCCTCGCGCTCGCGATCCGCGTCAAAAAGTGCGAAGCGGCCCGCGGGGGCGTCCCGGCGGACCGCGTGGGTCGATAG
- a CDS encoding DUF7344 domain-containing protein — MTTETSNAESRTGTDSLPANTIFELLLDDQRRDALQYLSGKVGAVALEDLVAQVALRDGEASGTRVDAITAGFRHNHLPKLIDAAVVRYDTDAGTVERRPEAAALDPFLQLARRYEP; from the coding sequence ATGACAACAGAGACGTCGAACGCGGAATCACGGACTGGTACCGACTCGCTCCCAGCGAACACGATCTTCGAGCTGTTGCTCGACGATCAGCGGCGCGACGCGCTGCAGTACTTGTCGGGGAAAGTGGGCGCGGTCGCCCTGGAGGACCTCGTGGCACAGGTCGCACTCCGGGACGGCGAGGCGTCGGGGACGCGAGTCGACGCGATCACGGCCGGGTTCCGCCACAACCACCTGCCGAAACTGATCGACGCGGCGGTCGTGCGGTACGACACGGACGCGGGGACGGTCGAACGCCGTCCGGAGGCGGCGGCGCTCGATCCGTTCCTCCAGCTCGCGCGGCGATACGAACCGTAA
- a CDS encoding valine--tRNA ligase, with protein sequence MSATSIHRATTGISNEYAHLRRHDDARPTPRAGGESMSTDAPESEPESDPADSEPTLEGGYDPEAVEDRWQRRWIDADVYAYESDAERDPNTVYAIDTPPPTVSGSLHMGHLYGSTLQDFAARYQRMADGDVLFPFGYDDNGIASERLTESELDIRHQDYERREFQELCREVCQEYEAEFTEKMQDLGTSIDWNNTYKTIEPRVQRVSQLSFLDLYEKGREYRKKAPAIWCPDCETAISQVEMEDDERGSHFNDIAFDVASDGADREEFVISTTRPELIPACVSVFVHPDDEENQDLVGETARVPIFEQEVPIIEDERVDMEKGSGVVMCCTFGDQNDIEWYQAHDLPLRVAIDESATMTDLAGDYEGMSTEEAREAIVEDLEDEGYLRDRWEISHAVQVHERCDTAVEYRVSKQWYVEILDHKEEYLEAGREMDWYPEKMFSRYKHWIEGLEWDWLISRQRDSGIPFPVWYCADCDHEIMADRETLPVDPLSDEPPVDSCPECGADDFVAEEDVFDTWATSSLTPLINAGWDWDEDAEEFRMEKPELYPFDLRPQGHDIISFWLFHTIVKCYEHTGEVPFDATMINGHVLDENREKMSKSRGNVVEPDEVLADFPVDAVRFWAASAAVGDDFPYQEKDLTAGEKLLRKLWNASKLVDTLAPREPEEPAELEAIDRWLLAELDDAVDDLTAHLEEYEFAKARDRLRTFFWNTFCDDYLEIAKTREDEPSTQYALRTAHRTFLELWAPFLPHATEEIWQAVYSDDPADLENTSIHVRDWPSPQGYEADLEAGEAAMDVISALRRYKSENQLPLNADLESVSVYGPIEGFEDAIQNVMHVQELTVLEEEPEVTTEIASIDLDYSTLGPKFGSKVGEIDSGIESGEYEIVSAEQRSAEESSSAERSSADSRAAQPRDDGDEPRDRDDGVLRVAGEELEDDLFEVERERTYSGEGEMIETESAVVILE encoded by the coding sequence TTGTCGGCGACCAGCATTCACCGAGCAACGACCGGTATCAGCAATGAGTACGCACACCTTCGACGCCACGACGACGCACGGCCGACGCCCCGCGCGGGCGGTGAGAGCATGAGTACGGACGCGCCCGAATCGGAGCCGGAGAGCGATCCCGCTGATAGCGAGCCGACCCTCGAGGGCGGTTACGATCCCGAAGCGGTCGAGGATCGCTGGCAGCGGCGCTGGATCGACGCGGACGTCTACGCCTACGAGAGCGACGCCGAGCGCGATCCCAACACGGTCTACGCGATCGACACGCCGCCGCCGACGGTCTCGGGCAGCCTGCACATGGGCCACCTCTACGGCTCGACCCTACAGGACTTCGCCGCGCGATACCAGCGGATGGCCGACGGCGACGTGCTCTTCCCCTTCGGCTACGACGACAATGGGATCGCCAGCGAGCGACTGACCGAGTCGGAACTGGACATCCGCCACCAGGACTACGAGCGCCGCGAGTTCCAGGAGCTCTGCCGCGAGGTCTGTCAGGAGTACGAGGCCGAGTTCACGGAGAAGATGCAGGATCTCGGCACCTCGATCGACTGGAATAACACCTACAAGACGATCGAACCTCGCGTCCAGCGGGTCTCACAGCTCTCCTTCCTCGATCTCTACGAGAAGGGACGGGAGTATCGCAAGAAGGCGCCCGCGATCTGGTGTCCCGACTGCGAGACGGCCATCTCGCAGGTCGAGATGGAAGACGACGAGCGCGGCTCGCACTTCAACGACATCGCGTTCGACGTGGCAAGCGACGGTGCGGACCGCGAGGAGTTCGTCATCTCCACGACGCGACCGGAACTCATCCCCGCCTGCGTCTCCGTCTTCGTCCACCCCGACGACGAGGAGAACCAGGATCTGGTCGGCGAGACCGCCCGCGTCCCGATCTTCGAGCAGGAGGTGCCGATCATCGAGGACGAGCGCGTCGACATGGAGAAGGGCAGCGGCGTCGTGATGTGCTGTACCTTCGGCGACCAGAACGACATCGAGTGGTACCAGGCCCACGACCTGCCGCTGCGCGTGGCCATCGACGAGTCCGCGACGATGACCGACCTCGCCGGCGACTACGAGGGAATGTCGACTGAGGAGGCCCGCGAGGCCATCGTCGAAGACCTCGAGGACGAGGGGTACCTGCGCGACCGCTGGGAGATCTCCCACGCGGTGCAGGTCCACGAACGCTGTGACACCGCCGTCGAGTACCGCGTCTCCAAGCAGTGGTACGTCGAAATTCTGGACCACAAGGAGGAGTACCTCGAGGCCGGCCGGGAGATGGACTGGTACCCCGAGAAGATGTTCAGCCGCTACAAACACTGGATCGAGGGCCTCGAGTGGGACTGGCTCATCTCGCGCCAGCGCGACTCGGGGATCCCATTCCCGGTCTGGTACTGCGCGGACTGCGACCACGAGATCATGGCCGACCGGGAGACGCTCCCGGTCGATCCGCTCTCGGACGAGCCGCCCGTCGATAGCTGTCCCGAGTGCGGGGCTGACGACTTCGTCGCCGAAGAGGACGTCTTCGACACGTGGGCCACCTCCTCGCTGACCCCCCTGATCAACGCGGGCTGGGACTGGGACGAAGACGCCGAGGAGTTCCGAATGGAGAAACCGGAGCTGTACCCGTTCGACCTCCGTCCGCAGGGCCACGACATCATCTCGTTCTGGCTGTTCCACACCATCGTCAAGTGCTACGAGCACACCGGCGAGGTGCCCTTCGACGCGACGATGATCAACGGCCACGTCTTAGACGAGAACCGCGAGAAGATGTCCAAGTCCCGTGGCAACGTCGTCGAACCCGACGAGGTGCTCGCCGACTTCCCCGTCGACGCCGTCCGCTTCTGGGCCGCGAGCGCGGCGGTCGGCGACGACTTCCCGTATCAGGAGAAGGACCTCACCGCGGGCGAGAAGCTCCTGCGCAAGCTCTGGAACGCCTCAAAGCTCGTCGACACGCTCGCGCCCCGCGAGCCCGAGGAACCCGCGGAGCTCGAGGCGATCGACCGCTGGCTGCTGGCGGAACTCGACGACGCCGTCGACGATCTGACCGCCCACCTCGAGGAGTACGAGTTCGCGAAGGCCCGCGATCGGCTGCGGACCTTCTTCTGGAACACGTTCTGCGACGACTATCTCGAGATCGCCAAGACGCGCGAGGACGAGCCGTCGACGCAGTACGCGCTGCGGACGGCCCACCGGACCTTCCTCGAGCTGTGGGCGCCGTTCCTGCCCCACGCGACCGAGGAGATCTGGCAGGCCGTCTACAGCGATGATCCCGCGGACCTCGAGAACACCAGCATCCACGTCCGCGACTGGCCCAGCCCGCAGGGGTACGAGGCCGACCTCGAGGCCGGCGAGGCCGCCATGGACGTCATCTCGGCGCTCCGGCGCTACAAGAGCGAGAATCAGCTGCCGCTGAACGCCGATCTCGAGTCGGTGTCGGTCTACGGCCCCATCGAAGGCTTCGAGGACGCCATCCAGAACGTCATGCACGTCCAGGAGCTGACCGTCCTCGAAGAAGAACCCGAGGTCACCACCGAGATCGCGTCGATTGACCTCGACTACTCGACGCTCGGACCGAAGTTCGGCTCGAAGGTCGGCGAGATCGATTCCGGAATCGAGAGCGGCGAGTACGAGATCGTGAGCGCGGAGCAACGCTCCGCGGAAGAGTCGAGTAGCGCGGAACGAAGTTCCGCGGACAGTCGAGCGGCGCAGCCGCGAGACGACGGCGATGAGCCGCGAGACCGAGATGACGGCGTGCTCCGCGTCGCCGGCGAGGAACTCGAGGACGACCTCTTCGAGGTCGAACGCGAGCGTACCTACTCGGGCGAGGGCGAGATGATCGAGACCGAATCGGCGGTCGTCATCCTCGAATAG